In one window of Ruminococcus hominis DNA:
- a CDS encoding Na+/H+ antiporter NhaC family protein — protein MRNKRKMGGLLLVAMSILCFSSITVFAADTSAEYVPAMYASIWSLVPPVIAIVLALITKEVYSSLFVGVLIGGAFWAGFKPEATILHVFQDGVVGVLTDSYNMGILIFLVILGVMVCMMNKAGGSAAFGRWAKEHIKTRAGAQLTTIALGILIFIDDYFNCLTVGSVMRPVTDSHNVSRAKLAYLIDATAAPICIIAPISSWAAAVTGFVKGEDGFSIFIRAIPYNYYAILTIIMMVTLVLAKEDYGPMKEHEDNAIAGDLYTTDDRPYESAQENVIYNKGKVIDLVFPIISLIICCVIGMIYSGGFFSGTGFVEAFSGSDASVGLMLGSFFAMVITIAFYAVRKVLRFSDSMACIPDGFKAMVPAILILTFAWTLKSMTDSLGAAEYVASIMNSAASGLLNLLPAIIFLVGCFLAFATGTSWGTFGILIPIVVAVFQGTNETMMIISISACMAGAVCGDHCSPISDTTIMASAGAQCNHVNHVSTQLPYAMTVAAVSCITYVIAGVIQNAVICLVIGIALQILVLLAIRNHTRNK, from the coding sequence ATGAGAAACAAGAGAAAAATGGGCGGGTTGCTCCTGGTTGCAATGAGCATATTATGTTTTAGTTCGATAACAGTATTTGCAGCAGACACATCCGCAGAGTATGTACCAGCAATGTATGCATCAATCTGGTCGTTAGTGCCTCCGGTTATTGCGATTGTATTGGCACTTATTACAAAAGAAGTGTATAGTTCATTGTTTGTTGGAGTTTTGATCGGAGGAGCTTTTTGGGCAGGATTCAAACCGGAAGCCACGATATTACATGTATTTCAGGATGGAGTGGTAGGTGTTCTCACTGACAGCTATAATATGGGTATTCTGATATTTTTGGTAATCCTTGGTGTTATGGTATGCATGATGAATAAAGCAGGCGGTTCAGCAGCATTTGGGCGTTGGGCCAAAGAGCATATTAAGACAAGGGCAGGTGCACAGCTTACAACAATCGCACTTGGAATTTTGATTTTTATCGATGATTATTTTAACTGTCTGACAGTTGGAAGTGTTATGCGTCCGGTAACAGATAGTCACAATGTGTCACGTGCAAAACTTGCATATTTAATTGATGCAACAGCAGCTCCGATATGTATTATCGCACCGATTTCATCATGGGCAGCAGCAGTAACAGGATTTGTAAAGGGAGAGGACGGATTTTCAATCTTTATTCGTGCGATTCCATATAACTATTATGCAATCCTTACAATTATTATGATGGTGACTTTGGTTCTGGCAAAAGAAGATTATGGTCCGATGAAAGAACATGAGGACAATGCAATTGCGGGCGATCTTTATACAACGGATGACAGACCATATGAGAGTGCACAGGAAAATGTTATTTATAATAAGGGAAAGGTAATTGATCTGGTATTCCCAATTATTTCACTTATTATTTGCTGTGTTATAGGAATGATCTATTCAGGCGGGTTCTTCTCAGGAACAGGATTTGTAGAAGCATTTTCAGGAAGTGATGCATCTGTTGGACTGATGCTGGGAAGTTTCTTTGCAATGGTAATCACAATTGCATTTTATGCAGTAAGAAAAGTTCTGCGTTTTTCGGATTCTATGGCTTGTATTCCGGATGGATTTAAAGCTATGGTTCCTGCAATCCTAATTCTCACATTTGCCTGGACACTAAAATCAATGACAGATAGCCTTGGTGCAGCTGAATATGTAGCGTCAATCATGAATTCGGCAGCAAGCGGATTGTTAAATCTTCTTCCTGCAATTATATTCCTTGTAGGATGCTTCCTGGCATTTGCAACTGGTACTTCGTGGGGAACATTCGGAATCTTGATTCCTATTGTAGTTGCTGTATTCCAGGGAACAAATGAAACAATGATGATCATTTCCATTTCAGCTTGTATGGCAGGAGCTGTATGCGGAGATCATTGTTCGCCAATTTCAGATACAACAATTATGGCTTCAGCAGGAGCACAGTGCAATCATGTAAATCACGTATCAACACAGTTGCCATATGCAATGACAGTTGCTGCTGTTTCATGTATCACATATGTAATTGCAGGTGTGATACAGAATGCGGTTATTTGCCTGGTAATCGGAATTGCATTGCAGATCTTGGTGCTTCTTGCAATTCGAAACCATACAAGAAATAAATAA
- a CDS encoding Cof-type HAD-IIB family hydrolase: protein MKPIFFIDYDNTIFSHQTWQIPESTLCALEQLQKDGYKLVIASGRAFRNNSLPEEFQGRITPDCLVSANGAIVEIEGKLVKEKYFDKDLQRRILDYVVEKNYCLLSGQGNDWCTSSIERFKEIASPKQQQLLPKSGDAYKALYEKQIPSMFLADTKEAIADVQEHFPETKLLCMGDELGGADMIPKENGKVKGAKCVMDYYHASWDDIIAIGDSMNDIELIQAAGFGIAMGNAMDEVQEAADYVAKHIDQNGFADAVSKAREEIAKR, encoded by the coding sequence ATGAAACCAATATTTTTTATAGATTATGATAATACAATTTTCAGTCATCAGACATGGCAGATTCCAGAAAGTACATTATGTGCACTTGAACAATTGCAAAAGGACGGATATAAATTAGTTATTGCAAGTGGAAGAGCATTTCGAAATAATTCACTTCCCGAAGAATTTCAAGGACGTATAACTCCGGATTGTCTGGTTAGTGCAAATGGCGCGATTGTTGAGATAGAAGGAAAATTAGTGAAAGAAAAATATTTTGATAAGGATTTACAGAGAAGAATATTAGACTACGTTGTAGAAAAAAATTATTGCCTGTTATCTGGACAGGGTAATGATTGGTGTACTTCCAGCATCGAGCGATTCAAGGAGATTGCATCTCCAAAACAGCAGCAGTTATTGCCAAAGAGTGGGGACGCATACAAGGCGTTATATGAAAAACAGATTCCGTCTATGTTTCTGGCAGATACAAAAGAAGCAATTGCTGATGTGCAGGAACATTTTCCAGAGACAAAGCTTTTGTGTATGGGGGATGAGCTTGGTGGTGCAGATATGATTCCAAAAGAGAATGGAAAGGTTAAAGGTGCAAAGTGTGTTATGGACTATTATCATGCATCCTGGGATGATATTATTGCAATTGGGGATAGTATGAATGATATAGAGTTGATTCAGGCGGCTGGATTTGGGATTGCTATGGGTAATGCGATGGATGAGGTGCAGGAAGCAGCAGATTATGTTGCAAAGCATATTGATCAGAATGGATTTGCGGATGCGGTTTCCAAAGCAAGAGAAGAGATAGCTAAAAGATAA
- the glgB gene encoding 1,4-alpha-glucan branching protein GlgB — translation MANNMTEEKTVQPYEIGELDQYLFGNGTHYELYKKMGAHLVTVDGVKGVYFAVWAPHAKSVSVIGEFNEWDLNADMMQRHDPMGIYTKFVPGAKEGQLYKFCIETQNGAKIDKADPFANYAELRPGNASRITDISNLNWSDSSWMKKREKWDEKTNPMSIYEVHMGSWMRHPGREDEGFYTYREFAERITEYVKDMGYTHVELMGISEYPYDGSWGYQVTGYYAPTSRYGTPEDFAYMIDYLHKNDIGVILDWVPAHFPKDAHGLVEFDGQPLFEYADPRKGEHPDWGTKIFDYEKPEVQNFLIGSALFWIEHFHVDGLRVDAVASMLYLDYGKEAGQWIPNKFGGNENLEAIQFFKHLNSVVLGRNHGSVMIAEESTAWPKVTGDPEKDSLGFSLKWNMGWMHDFTEYMKLDPLFRKNAHYMMTFSMEYAYSEDYILVLSHDEVVHLKCSMLNKMPGEGLDKFRNLKVAYAFMAGHPGKKLLFMGQEFAQLREWSEERELDWYLLAEEPHQHIQNWVQDLLHLYRDQKALYELDTQPSGFQWINKDDVFRSIFSFVRYSKDRKKSLLFICNFTPVERPDYRVGVPRGCQYKLILDSEDQRYGGQDRKIGSVVRATKQECDGQDYSFAYPLAGYGVAVFEFDGNIRTTKKTHGKPRKKRK, via the coding sequence ATGGCAAACAATATGACAGAGGAAAAGACAGTTCAGCCATACGAAATTGGGGAGTTGGACCAATATTTGTTTGGAAATGGAACACACTATGAATTATATAAAAAGATGGGTGCACATCTGGTTACAGTAGATGGAGTCAAGGGTGTGTACTTTGCAGTGTGGGCACCACATGCAAAGAGCGTGTCTGTAATTGGAGAATTTAATGAGTGGGATTTAAATGCTGACATGATGCAGCGTCATGATCCAATGGGAATTTATACAAAATTTGTACCGGGTGCAAAAGAAGGACAGTTGTACAAATTCTGTATTGAGACACAGAACGGGGCAAAAATTGATAAGGCAGATCCATTTGCAAATTATGCAGAACTCAGACCAGGGAATGCATCTAGGATCACCGATATTTCGAATTTGAATTGGAGTGATTCTTCATGGATGAAGAAACGAGAAAAGTGGGATGAGAAAACGAACCCAATGTCTATTTATGAAGTGCATATGGGTTCTTGGATGAGACATCCGGGAAGAGAAGATGAAGGATTCTATACATATCGTGAATTTGCAGAGAGAATCACGGAATATGTAAAGGATATGGGATATACACACGTGGAGCTGATGGGAATTTCGGAGTATCCATATGATGGCTCCTGGGGTTATCAGGTGACAGGATATTATGCACCGACTTCTCGTTATGGAACGCCGGAAGATTTTGCTTATATGATTGATTATCTGCATAAGAATGATATTGGTGTTATTCTTGACTGGGTACCGGCACATTTTCCAAAAGATGCACATGGACTGGTTGAGTTTGACGGACAGCCATTGTTTGAATACGCAGACCCAAGAAAGGGAGAACATCCTGATTGGGGAACAAAGATTTTTGATTATGAAAAACCAGAAGTACAGAACTTTTTGATTGGAAGTGCATTATTCTGGATTGAACATTTCCATGTAGATGGATTACGTGTAGATGCAGTAGCATCTATGTTGTATTTAGATTATGGAAAAGAAGCCGGACAGTGGATACCGAATAAATTCGGCGGCAATGAGAATCTGGAAGCAATTCAGTTCTTTAAACATCTGAATTCAGTGGTACTTGGCAGAAATCATGGCAGTGTAATGATTGCAGAAGAGTCTACTGCATGGCCGAAGGTGACAGGAGATCCGGAGAAGGATAGCCTTGGATTTAGCTTAAAATGGAATATGGGCTGGATGCATGATTTTACAGAATATATGAAACTGGATCCGCTGTTCCGTAAAAATGCACATTATATGATGACATTCTCAATGGAGTATGCTTATAGTGAAGACTATATTCTTGTATTGTCTCATGATGAAGTTGTTCATTTGAAATGCTCTATGTTGAATAAGATGCCGGGAGAAGGATTGGACAAGTTCCGTAACCTGAAAGTGGCATATGCATTTATGGCAGGGCATCCTGGTAAGAAGCTATTGTTTATGGGACAGGAATTTGCACAGCTTCGTGAGTGGAGTGAGGAACGTGAATTAGACTGGTATCTGCTGGCGGAAGAACCACATCAGCATATTCAGAACTGGGTACAGGATTTACTTCATTTGTATAGAGACCAGAAAGCATTGTATGAATTAGATACGCAGCCAAGTGGCTTCCAGTGGATTAATAAAGATGATGTATTCAGAAGTATTTTCAGTTTTGTAAGATATTCAAAGGATAGAAAGAAGAGTTTATTGTTCATATGTAACTTTACTCCGGTAGAACGTCCGGATTATCGTGTCGGAGTACCAAGAGGATGTCAGTATAAATTAATCTTGGATAGTGAAGATCAGAGATATGGTGGACAGGACAGAAAAATAGGTTCTGTAGTCCGCGCAACGAAACAGGAATGTGATGGACAGGATTATTCATTCGCATACCCATTAGCCGGATATGGAGTGGCGGTGTTTGAGTTTGACGGAAACATAAGAACAACGAAAAAGACTCATGGAAAGCCAAGAAAGAAAAGAAAATAG
- a CDS encoding V-type ATP synthase subunit D, whose amino-acid sequence MDPRTFPTKGNLMLAKNSLALAQQGYDLMDKKRNILIRELMDLIDEARDIQDEIDSTFTYAYQCLQRANIEHGINQVSQLAYTVPIENSIVIQTRSIMGTEIPHVKYTPANVMPTYSFSTTRESIDLATKAFQKVKDLTVKLSMVENAAYRLATNIKKTQKRANALQNITIPMYTNLVYTISNALEEKEREEFTRLKVIKRMKEKKG is encoded by the coding sequence ATGGATCCTCGTACATTTCCCACAAAAGGAAATCTGATGCTTGCCAAGAATTCTTTGGCATTGGCACAGCAAGGCTACGATCTGATGGACAAAAAACGAAACATCCTGATCCGGGAGCTGATGGATCTTATCGACGAAGCCCGCGATATTCAGGACGAGATTGATTCGACCTTTACCTATGCATACCAATGTCTGCAGCGTGCAAACATCGAACATGGAATTAACCAGGTTTCCCAGCTTGCATATACAGTTCCGATTGAGAATTCTATCGTAATACAGACCCGAAGTATTATGGGAACGGAGATTCCCCATGTAAAATATACTCCCGCCAATGTTATGCCAACCTATTCATTTAGCACAACCAGGGAGTCCATAGACCTTGCCACAAAGGCATTTCAGAAGGTAAAAGATTTGACCGTTAAATTATCCATGGTCGAAAATGCAGCTTATCGTCTTGCAACGAATATAAAGAAAACTCAAAAGCGTGCAAACGCACTTCAGAATATTACAATTCCAATGTATACAAATCTTGTTTATACGATCAGTAATGCATTGGAAGAAAAAGAACGTGAAGAATTTACTCGGCTAAAAGTTATCAAACGTATGAAAGAAAAGAAGGGTTAG
- a CDS encoding V-type ATP synthase subunit B encodes MSIEYLGLSSINGPLVALEGIQDAFYDEIVEFVVDGTERKIGRIIELYEDKAVIQVFEGSENMSLKNTHTKLTGHPMEIALSPDMLGRTFNGIGQPIDDLGPIHSSLKRDVNGLPLNPVEREYPRNYIRTGISAIDGLTTLIRGQKLPIFSGNGLPHDQLAAQIVKQASLGENSDEQFAIVFAAMGVKHDVADFFRRTFEDSGVADHVAMFLNMANDPVVERLITPKVALTVAEYLAFEQNMHILVILTDMTSFAEAMREVSSSKGEIPSRKGFPGYLYSELATIYERAGIVKGVNGSVTQLPILTMPNDDITHPIPDLTGYITEGQIVLERQLHGQSIYPPINILPSLSRLMKDGIGKGYTREDHQDLANQLFSAYAKVGDARNLASVIGEDELSPIDKKYLEFGKEFETRYIGQGVNENRTIEETLDLGWELLGRLPKEELDRVDTKILDKYYHPMQTEEE; translated from the coding sequence ATGTCAATTGAATATTTAGGCTTAAGCAGTATCAATGGTCCTCTTGTTGCACTGGAGGGCATACAGGACGCTTTTTATGATGAAATCGTAGAATTTGTCGTAGATGGAACAGAACGTAAAATCGGACGTATTATTGAACTTTATGAAGACAAAGCCGTCATTCAGGTTTTTGAAGGTTCCGAAAATATGTCTTTAAAAAATACACATACCAAACTGACCGGTCATCCGATGGAGATTGCATTATCCCCGGATATGCTTGGCCGCACCTTCAATGGTATCGGACAGCCAATCGATGACCTCGGTCCAATCCATTCTTCATTAAAACGAGATGTCAACGGACTTCCTTTAAATCCGGTAGAACGTGAATATCCACGTAACTATATCCGTACCGGTATTTCTGCGATTGATGGATTAACCACTTTGATTCGTGGACAAAAGCTTCCGATTTTCTCAGGAAATGGACTTCCACACGACCAGCTTGCCGCACAAATTGTAAAACAGGCTTCTCTGGGAGAAAATTCCGACGAACAGTTTGCGATTGTATTTGCCGCAATGGGTGTTAAGCATGATGTTGCTGATTTCTTCCGCCGCACTTTTGAAGACAGCGGAGTTGCCGACCACGTAGCCATGTTTTTGAATATGGCAAACGATCCGGTAGTGGAGCGTCTGATCACACCGAAGGTTGCATTGACCGTTGCCGAATATCTTGCATTTGAGCAAAATATGCATATCCTCGTTATCCTTACCGACATGACTTCTTTCGCAGAAGCAATGCGAGAGGTTTCATCATCAAAAGGAGAAATCCCAAGCCGTAAAGGATTCCCAGGATATTTGTACAGTGAACTGGCAACTATTTATGAACGTGCCGGCATCGTAAAAGGTGTGAATGGTTCTGTTACCCAGCTCCCGATCCTCACAATGCCAAATGATGATATCACACATCCAATCCCTGACCTGACCGGATATATCACCGAAGGGCAGATCGTATTAGAGCGACAATTGCATGGACAGTCCATTTATCCACCGATCAATATTCTTCCATCTCTGTCACGTCTGATGAAAGATGGTATCGGTAAAGGATATACAAGAGAAGATCATCAAGATCTCGCCAATCAGCTCTTCTCTGCTTATGCAAAAGTTGGAGATGCCCGTAACCTAGCCTCTGTTATCGGCGAGGATGAGCTTTCTCCAATCGACAAAAAATATTTGGAATTTGGTAAAGAATTTGAAACCCGTTACATCGGACAAGGCGTAAATGAAAACCGTACAATAGAAGAAACCTTAGACCTCGGTTGGGAACTGCTTGGCAGATTACCAAAAGAAGAATTAGACCGTGTAGATACTAAAATTCTGGATAAATACTATCATCCTATGCAGACTGAGGAAGAATAA